Within Anopheles ziemanni chromosome 2, idAnoZiCoDA_A2_x.2, whole genome shotgun sequence, the genomic segment TAAAATGAATgctcaacaaaataatagcaagTTATGGAAATTTGTTGgcatcatgaaaaaaaaaaaaagaaaaaaacaatacctgTACTCAAAGTTGGCAATGCACAGCTTATAACAAATGTAGAAAAATGCCATGcaatcaaagaacattttgaaaAGGCCCACACCGGCACGTACCACTACCGAAGCGCACTGGATAATAGAATTTCAGCTTCAAACACCAACGCTAGTAGCCATTTTCAGCCAGAGACGACAACTGACAATAATTTTCCCTTATGTCGGCCTAAAGATTTgacaaaaattatcaaaaggCTAAAATCGAAAAAGTCCACGGGCTTAGACAGAATTAATTACACCACCATAAAAAGGCTTCCTACTAAGGCTATCATTTACTTAAACACTATCATTAATGGCTGCTTCAAGTTAGGATACTTTCCAGACGTATGGAAGAAAGCTAAAGTTGTTGCGATCCCAAAACCGGGTAAAGATCATTCCCTTCCAGAAAACTATAGACCAATAAGCCTATTAAGCTGCttagaaaaaatatttgagaAGGTTATCGCCTTTCGACTTAATCAACATACAGATACTAACAATATTATCCCAGACTCCCAATTTGGTTTTCGTCCCCACCTTTCCACCACCCACCAACTACATCGGctgaaaaacaacattgttaCAAATAGAAGGGCAAAAAAATCAACTGGTTTAGTTCTACTTGACACAGAAAAAGCTTTCGATACAGTATGGCACAAAGGCTTAATATACAAACTCACGAGCTACAGATACCCTACATACATTATTGAGATAGTAAATTCTTTCATCACTAACAGAATAAATAAAGTACACATAGGAAACCAAGAATCTGAACCTTACAGCCCAATAGCAGGAGTGCCTCAAGGAAGTGTACTATCTCCACTCTTATTCAATATTTACATATCTGATATGCCAGAGACAAGAAACTGTACAAATTACGTGTACGCAGACGACGTAGCCATATCTTGTTccgcgaaaaacccgaaaagcATAATCAAAAACCTAAACACATCACTAAAGACATATGcaaattattgtaaaaaatggaaactcaAAACCAATAGTTCAAAATCTGAAGCCATTTATTTCACCAGAAATAGATGCAGAAGAAAATTACctcaaagtaatttaaaaatagattcCGACTCAatagaatggaaaaatgaCATAAAATATCTTGGGATGAACTTCGAGAAACAGATAACGTTTAAAACTCAAATTATCAACACTATAAATAGGATAGATAAACTGATAAAAGTACTTTATCCCTTTATAAACAGGAGTTCGAAACTaaatcagaaaaacaaaattctgcTTTACAAAACATGCTTTCGTCCCATTATTAGTTACGCTTTTCCAGTTTGGAATAATTGCGCACGAACTTTCATTAAGaaactacaaacaaaacagaacaagaTTCTCAAAATAATTCTCAATCTGCCACCATGGTACAGCACACGGTCATTACATGAAAGAACTAATTTACCTATGATAAGTGATTTCCTAGAAAATCTGAACTGCAACTATTATAACAAGTGTGAAATGAGTAGCATGTACTTTATAAATCAACTTGTTCTACTTAGGagataagtaaataaattagaCTAGGTTAAGATTTAGGTTAAgttaaatattataattttttttttcttttgtctgagggttttttttcctaatttttTCCCGCGTTACTTAGTTCAATTATTATCAATTTCAAAATGGCAATGccaaaaagtattcaaattcAACGAGGAAAACAACAAGTGAACCCGGTACAACTGTATTAAAAATGATGTAAATCACCAACATattaattcaaaaataaaccatataCTactatactactactactagtaCTAATTATCTCAGACAGTTTGTGGTTTACTTCGAAGACCGAAAATCCACGGAAACCGCCAAGCAATTTATTCTGTTCCTGAAGGAACTCGCTTAATTTGATCGCACTCGAGCAGGTTAAACTCACTCAGACATCGTAAATATTGCTCGTCCACTGCCCGCTCCAATAACTCCATTTCGATGTTATTAAATTGGGagaataaaatacattttatttgccGCACCAATTGGCGGGGGAAACAAACCAGCCCGTGTTCATCCCGGCTTCCCCTTTCGAACACTTCGATTCTGACATGCAATCGGCCAGACGTGCATGCAACTTAATTTACTTGAACGGTTAGTGTAATTTCATAGCAGATTAGATTCGCCGTTCTTTGCGCTTCCGTTCGCCCGATCCGACAAGCACCGACTATCGGCAGACACATCAGATTGAAAATCATGTTTCTTTTCCGTCGAAATCGGCGAGCAACGTCTTTCTCTGGTCGTGCACGCTCGGCTGGCGGGTGTATACTTGCtgctctttttattttcacccgtACACTTTTTCGCTTAAACGGGGTCgcaaacacaccgcaacacgCATCTGAAGCCGGGATCCTTTTTTCCGATACCCGGTTTTTTCCGATCAGCAAACATTTTGGACATCACCCATTTAAACAATTTGACACGGTACGACGTCCGTTATGATAGGAGGATATCGATAGTAACCTAAACGTCCACTTCATCGACAGCTGATAGCGAGTCCACTGAGGGAGCGTGTGAAAGTCATCCATCTTCACAAGGGCAAAGTTAAAAGGCAATGGAAACCCGCACCGGAACGAAAAACTGCAAACGAGAGAATCCTTTCTTCCGTTCTCTTTTATAGTCCAAGTTCAGGCAGAAAGCGAACCGATCAAGGTAAACATAAACGGACACAAGGAAACATCGTCAAATAGTGGTTGACTGCCAGACGGACGGACAGCCGgccagacagacagacagacagacacgGGGTGGCCTTCGTCCTTCCGACACAAAGAAAGGACACGCTGTTGAAAAATGGATGCCGGTTAGACATAGGTGCAATGTTTGTTGTGGATGCCTGCCTTACGAAACGACGAACGACAACAAAGACGACGAACCGGAGCGGGTTCCGGTTATAGGATGCACTTTGCAGCTGATCCACCCTGCATACCCGCCCGAACAATTTCACTCAATTTGGAAgcacaccaacacaaacaACCGTTTCCGGTGCAGAGCCACGACGCAGGTTTGTGTCCTCGTTCCgggtttttgattttatcgtcACCGTTTGCTTCACGTTTCCAGTTTCGAGCAATCTTGATAATTCCCCTGCGAAATAGTTCCATGCGTTCGCCACCGGTGCACACAAAGAAAGATCAGTCAGTCCGGTGTGGGATGTACGGACAAAGGTGCCAAAAAGTGAGTCAAGTCGTTTCCGGACGATGGTTATCGTTTCCATGTCCATTTGCACCTGCAACATGCTTGTTGCTTGACCGACGATGCACACAAAGACAAGCTGAATCGTCCATGATTTGCGATAACAACTGTTGAGTAGAATTACTGAGAAGGACTGCCCCGGAGTAATGAAGCGAAGTGGtgacattttgatttttgaataatttactCTACGAGTTGTTTCAATGCTTTTCAATTCGTAAATATGAAGGACCTGTGAATTTAACACAgagataaaatgaaaatacattCATGAGAAATTCTTTCCGACAATTTACCGTTAAAGGTTTCGGCTTTTTGACTAAAGAGACGTATTGTTTagagcaaatcaaataaagtaATATTAATTGCCAAATTGGAATGAATAGGCAACAGTTTCGAAACACGATAAGATTGGTTTCTACTTACAGATATACCAATTTAAAGAACAATACTTTTGACATACGTATATGAATCGAATAAAATGGttggaaagaaatgaaacaaatcactttcttgaaaaattgaaatcagcgaaacaattttaatctatCGTTAAAGAAAATCTTGCTCTGATTCCATTCGTAACTATTCTTTAACAAATCTTCAACACCGCATTACTACATACCGCTCCAACAGAGATTACCCTAGATGAGAAAACATTATGAAAACACATTCCTTAGTGCTGGTTAAAACGTTTTCGTGTACCTACGAGTCCCACTTTCGTTCCTCATTGTTTCCACCCGCGTTTTCTCCCGTAAGGTAACTTGTTTTGACTGCGACGTGTTCCGCGACGCATTTCCAGACAGCGAAACTTTCATCGCTCGCAAGACACCGAGGAAAAGAATGTGCAATAAAATCTGGTACATATGCTGGTACGATATACTGCTTCtttggagggaaaaagaaggaCAACTAcgctggaaaacaaaaagcgtcCAACTTAACTAGCACGTCCCATAGACGACACCAATTGGGAGAACTGATTTTTATGAgtcgtttgttttccctgcGCATTTTATTAGCAAACAGAGGAGCTATGGGTACACCCTAGGTAAAGTATCGTAGCTCATTATcttcaattttaatatttatctGTTGTTAGGGAAGCGTCTTCTGCTTcgtggcgtaacgaccgtcttTTGTCACGCCCGCCCCATGAGGGGCTTACTAGACTATTTCCCTTtatgtacgtggatagtcaatccTCTCAAACAGAGGAAGGTTCAGTctcagttgggattcgaacccacgcagTCAAAGATTCTCATTGCCGGCCGAAAGCAAGTCATTTGCTTTCACAATAAGAATCATTCAAAGGCATTCGGTATTATGCTCCCATCCGACCATCCGAGTTATCAAAATAagattgtattatttttcatatgcGTAGAACATAAGACTGATTCCAGCCCTCACCAAAAATCAATACACCATAAAGTGTAGTAAGTTTTCCGAGCcgtgtgaaaaaataaaaacactcccGTCAACTGCGGTCCATAACCGTTAATAACTGCATCATAAGTGATCAAGAATATGATTTCCTATGAAAACTTCCTTCGGAGCAATTTTGTTGAATCGCAATAAACGACACCCTATTGATATGTCATCGGGTCATCGAACCCGCTGGCACCGGACGGGGCAGGAGCAGGAGAGCCATCTAGAAGGCCACCCTTGCAACATGGGATGCACGCGTATGCCGTAGAGCCATAAAGCAATTTAATGCGATTTCAATACGGTACACACATCCATTCGACCATAATCCACGCATCCCAAACTCAGTGACTCTATCAGAACTTGTTTTGCTTGGGATATCGATTTGAAAAAGGTCGACACAAAACGGGCAAAGAGGCCTAAAAGAGGCAGAAGCAAAAGTATGAAGAGTTAGGTTGCTGCCATAAAAGAGACAATAGCAGCAGATAGTAGAGCGCAAGGACTGTTTatacttttgttttacaaatgaaaatgatttatacatttttatatttcaaaacCATTTGAATTAAAGTCGTCTCTTGTCAGTTATCTCACTATAATTCTACATTCATATCAAACTCAACGAAACTTTAACGTACACACtgaaaagcaaaaggaaatgaaaacattgcatacctttaggGGCTCATAAACATCGCGTTAAAGGGGTTTTTAGAGTAAGAAGTTCAAAGATCAATGCGTTGTAATggtgtttgaaacaaaaaaacattaagcATAACTCTAAAGTGTTATCTAAATTGCTGTTCTTCCTTCTTAACTCGTTTGTCCGGTCACAATCGTGAGTGGGTGTAAATAAAGTAAGAGTATAAGGTCGTGTGGTTTGTGTTGAAATAAACGTGTCGAAATCGGCGAATTCCTTACCAGAATATCACAGACACGGAAGTTTTCAATATGTTTGATAATAACTCTCATGTACGGCCGACATACGACATACGATAATAAATACAAAAGTGTCTGAGGAGGACGAGTGTTGTTTGGACTAGAACCAAAACCCAACTGAACCAACACCGGATTCACGATAACGGTTAGGGTATTGTAACGTTCCGTACTTCGCACGTGCGTGTTTCTGGATTGCATCAATAAGCCACGGTGCTTCAACTGGAGGTGTTATTCCATTCGCCTTATATAAACTGGCATAACATCGTAAGTCTCCTTAttgtgaatttgtttttccaacagcaCAGTAGAGACCAAACAAGAAGATGTCTGGACTAATTTTCTGTGAGTATTTGTGGTTGAAGTGATCAGATTTCTCACCAACTGTAGAGCCACGTGTTTGTGTAACCAACCGATAGACGAGACTAAGGTCGACGGCGACCATCGCTTGAGGGTTGCTATTCGAGATGAATCATGTCTAATGGAAACGTTCACTAATGTATGTACTTGTCCAATTTTATCTTCAGCATGTTTCGTTCTTGGAGGCATAGTACCTCCCTCAACGGATTACTGTGCAGTTTCCTACTGTTCCGCGGGTGAAACGAATGTCGGTTGTAATCCTCCACCGTTGACTGGAGGTCCGTCTTGTGGCGATTCTCCTATGACAGTGACTATTACCGAGACTCTGAAGGCCCGATTCCTGGACCAACACAACAGCCGCCGTTCGACGCTGGCCACCGGAAGCCTGGCCTCATTCTCCCCGGCGCAGCGCATGCCCACACTCCAGTGGGACGATGAGTTGGCGTCCCAGGCTGGACACAACGCTCGTTCCTGCACGTTTGCGCACGATGAATGTCGCAATACGCAACTGTTTAGCTACGCTGGGCAAAATCTTGCCCTGAAGCAGTTCTCTGGTGATTCGTGGGACGAAGAGAGCACGATCGATGAATTCGTAAACATGTGGTGGGCAGAGAACGCGGATACTACAACGGCACAAATCGACAGCTATCCGAGCAGTTCTCCAGCGTTCGTATTCCAGTCTATATGCGGAAACAAGGCATCGTTTTCAAGACACTAGAGTACACTAACAACATTTGTTTGATGTCGTTTAGATCCCCGATTGGACACTTCACACAGATGGCTAGCGATCGCACCTGGAAGGTGGGATGTGCCATGCAGTTCTGGATCGATGGAATATGGCGCACGGTTTACTGTGTGTGCAACTACTCCTTCACCAACATGATTGGTCAGCCCGTCTACGTAACAGGTACAAGCGCTTCAGGCTGCACGACCAACCAGAACCCACAATACCCCGGGCTGTGCTCGGTCGACGAAACGATCCTGTCCGAGCCTTAAGAGGCCAACACAGCTCAAACAGATGGCAACGATATGGAAGCAAATCAACATCCAAGTACTTACGTCACAAACACTTGTTTGACTGTGACCAAATTCCTCATCTCTTTTCTACCATGCAAATAGTTGGTCTATGTCCAAGCCGCGCACTTTTCAACAGTTGTAGAACCGTAACAATAATttacaataaacaaaatcaaataacaGGTTCATTCTCACTGAGTTGAAATCCACTGTTTGTTTCATGTTAAACACGCGGCTACAACTAATATGGAAAACATTTGTAAATGTGTTTGCTGGCAACTGCGTACAGATTTGCTTTACTTGTCATACGCAAGCAAACAGACCGAGATCATTATAATTCTTGAAAGGATCTAGGCACCAGATTCTCACTGTTCTCACCCTCGCGCATTTCTCTACCATAGGACTCTTCTTATTCTATACCCCTTGCACGAACAGATGCAGAGGAGCCAACACCCGACAAGCAACCGGAACATGCATATACT encodes:
- the LOC131294346 gene encoding venom allergen 3-like; translation: MEEDIFPRPNNYPPEGAGRKMNLGMNASERACFVLGGIVPPSTDYCAVSYCSAGETNVGCNPPPLTGGPSCGDSPMTVTITETLKARFLDQHNSRRSTLATGSLASFSPAQRMPTLQWDDELASQAGHNARSCTFAHDECRNTQLFSYAGQNLALKQFSGDSWDEESTIDEFVNMWWAENADTTTAQIDSYPSSSPASPIGHFTQMASDRTWKVGCAMQFWIDGIWRTVYCVCNYSFTNMIGQPVYVTGTSASGCTTNQNPQYPGLCSVDETILSEP